In Ruminiclostridium papyrosolvens DSM 2782, the following proteins share a genomic window:
- a CDS encoding glycoside hydrolase family 44 protein, with protein MTKVSKMRKVGALLAGSALLFTTMIPASFSSVAASEAINVSIDTTAERTAISPYIYGGNWEFNNAKLTSKRFGGNRTTGYNWENNFSNAGSDWQQSSDTYMLTNPKIPQEKWGEPGVAITDFQDKNLAAGEPYSLVTLQAAGYVAADANGTVAEDEVAPSARWKEVKFKKDGPLSLTPDTTDNYVYMDELVNFLVNKYGAASTATGIKGYAIDNEPALWPSTHPRIHPKQPTCAEVVDKNINLAKAVKGVDPSAETFGLVAYGFAAYNEFQSATDWKSLKGDYTWFLDYYLDSMKKASTEAGTRLVDALDLHWYPEAKGGEQRICFGEDPTNILCNKARLQAARTLWDPTYKEDSWIAQYCSFGLPLIPKVQESIDKYNPGTKLAFTEYSYGADDHITGGIAEADVLGVFGKYGVYLATVWGGGTYTAAGVNMYTNYDGNGSKYGDTKVKAETSDVENTSVYASVDSKDDSKLHVILINKNYDSPMTVNFGINGDKQYTSGRVWSFDRSSANITEKDSINAINANKLTYTIPALTVCHIVLDSSNSAVVYGDVNKDGAIDSIDYAQFKKILLNPDSSYDKACDLNLDNAVDAVDYGLLKQYLLGKIQTLPYTTITENKPPVAAFTVSPKEAFTGDNINFDATASTDPDGKVHIYSWDFGDGKEGSGSTIVHKYKAPGTYTVKLTAIDEKGLSNSVTDTVTITSATGDNADVNFEDGELHGFTTNESTTTKLSVTSEKAFQGNKSLKWEAVGSKDGKVDAEINSSVPVLKPGQTMTFRVWIPEGAPIKSIQPYVMPHNADWTAMEWNSSWKGYDMVKKGDWNEFTVTLPLTTDVSLTQHQFGIQVETSAEGNFTMYVDSIDW; from the coding sequence GCTTTTTACAACCATGATTCCGGCAAGCTTCTCTTCCGTAGCTGCCAGTGAAGCGATAAATGTAAGTATAGACACAACTGCTGAGAGAACTGCAATCAGCCCATATATTTATGGAGGAAACTGGGAGTTCAATAATGCTAAATTAACTTCAAAAAGATTTGGCGGAAACAGAACAACAGGTTACAACTGGGAAAATAACTTCTCCAACGCAGGTAGCGACTGGCAACAGTCCAGCGACACTTATATGTTGACAAACCCCAAAATTCCACAAGAAAAATGGGGTGAACCGGGAGTAGCAATAACTGATTTTCAGGATAAAAACCTTGCAGCAGGCGAACCATATTCATTGGTAACCTTGCAGGCAGCAGGATATGTTGCTGCTGATGCAAATGGAACTGTAGCAGAAGATGAAGTAGCACCTTCAGCAAGATGGAAAGAGGTAAAATTCAAAAAGGATGGGCCTTTATCACTTACTCCGGATACGACTGACAATTATGTATACATGGATGAGTTGGTAAACTTCCTTGTAAATAAATACGGAGCTGCCTCTACAGCAACAGGAATAAAAGGCTACGCTATTGACAATGAGCCTGCTCTATGGCCGAGCACACACCCAAGAATTCACCCTAAACAGCCAACTTGTGCAGAAGTGGTTGATAAGAATATCAACCTTGCAAAAGCTGTAAAAGGTGTGGACCCAAGTGCAGAAACCTTTGGACTTGTGGCATACGGATTTGCAGCATACAATGAATTCCAGTCTGCAACTGATTGGAAGAGTTTAAAGGGCGATTACACATGGTTCCTTGATTATTATCTGGACAGCATGAAAAAGGCTTCTACTGAAGCAGGAACACGTTTAGTAGATGCTCTTGATCTTCACTGGTATCCAGAGGCAAAGGGTGGAGAACAAAGAATATGTTTTGGCGAAGACCCGACAAACATATTGTGTAACAAAGCTCGTCTGCAGGCAGCGAGAACATTATGGGATCCTACATATAAAGAGGACAGTTGGATAGCACAGTATTGCAGTTTTGGACTTCCTTTAATACCAAAAGTACAAGAGTCCATAGACAAATACAATCCGGGAACAAAGCTTGCTTTCACAGAATACTCCTATGGAGCAGATGATCATATAACTGGTGGTATAGCTGAAGCTGATGTATTGGGTGTATTCGGCAAATACGGTGTTTACCTTGCAACAGTTTGGGGTGGAGGAACTTACACAGCAGCTGGTGTAAACATGTATACAAACTATGATGGTAATGGTTCAAAATATGGAGATACAAAGGTAAAAGCAGAAACTTCTGACGTAGAAAATACTTCAGTATATGCTTCTGTTGACTCAAAAGACGATTCAAAATTGCATGTAATCTTAATAAATAAAAATTATGATAGTCCTATGACAGTTAACTTTGGCATAAACGGTGACAAACAGTATACATCAGGAAGAGTATGGTCCTTTGACAGAAGCAGCGCAAACATAACAGAAAAAGATTCAATAAATGCTATTAACGCCAACAAATTAACTTATACAATACCTGCATTAACCGTATGCCACATAGTGCTTGATTCAAGTAACTCTGCTGTAGTTTACGGTGATGTTAATAAAGATGGAGCTATAGATTCTATAGATTATGCACAATTTAAGAAAATATTGTTAAACCCCGATTCTAGTTATGATAAAGCATGTGATTTAAACCTTGATAATGCTGTTGACGCAGTTGACTATGGATTACTAAAACAATACTTACTTGGAAAAATACAAACACTACCATACACAACAATAACAGAAAACAAACCACCGGTAGCAGCTTTTACAGTATCACCAAAAGAAGCATTTACCGGAGATAATATAAATTTCGATGCGACAGCTTCAACTGACCCTGATGGAAAAGTTCATATTTATTCTTGGGATTTCGGTGACGGTAAAGAAGGTTCCGGCTCAACAATTGTCCATAAGTACAAAGCTCCCGGAACATATACAGTCAAATTAACGGCAATAGATGAAAAAGGTCTGTCAAATTCAGTGACAGATACAGTTACAATAACTTCAGCTACAGGGGATAATGCTGACGTTAACTTTGAAGATGGAGAATTACACGGTTTTACAACAAATGAAAGCACTACAACAAAATTATCAGTTACCTCTGAGAAGGCTTTCCAGGGAAACAAGTCCCTTAAATGGGAAGCTGTGGGTTCAAAAGACGGTAAAGTAGATGCTGAAATAAACAGCAGCGTACCTGTTTTAAAACCCGGACAAACAATGACCTTCAGAGTTTGGATTCCGGAAGGAGCTCCAATAAAATCTATTCAGCCGTATGTAATGCCACATAACGCTGATTGGACAGCAATGGAATGGAATTCATCATGGAAGGGCTA